Proteins encoded in a region of the Dasypus novemcinctus isolate mDasNov1 chromosome 24, mDasNov1.1.hap2, whole genome shotgun sequence genome:
- the LOC101418688 gene encoding beta-1,3-galactosyl-O-glycosyl-glycoprotein beta-1,6-N-acetylglucosaminyltransferase 7 produces the protein MSQLRARRAGLLVGTVICIFIFLYLRNPTPEEPEEAPTYPVVVECGFYPDELCSALFEGKGAASQIAKFCKNPYGSQILAHLHTPGNCSRISQGLHFITRPLSAEEGNFSLAYIITIHKELAMFVQLLRAIYVPQNVYCIHVDEKAPKKYKSAVQTLVNCFENIFISSKREKVVYTGFTRLQADINCMKDLVYSKYRWNYVINLCGQDFPIKTNKEIINYIKSKWSGKNITPGVIQSPNSKSKTSPSDSEFTLKGNIYASPNKGFKGEPPHNLTIYSGSAYFVLTRKFVDFVLTDIRAKDLLRWSKDIHSPEQHYWVTLNRLKDAPGATPNAGWEGNVRAIKWKKEEGTGHDGCKGHYAQEACVYGPGDLPWLIQSPSLFANKFEPSTDPLVVTCLERRHRLQVLRQAEVPAEPHWHFQQQGHFNMKLNR, from the exons ATGAGCCAGCTGCGAGCCAGGAGGGCTGGACTGCTAGTGGGCACGGTCATTTGcatcttcattttcctttatttaaggAATCCGACTCCTGAGGAACCAGAGGAAGCCCCTACCTATCCAGTAGTAGTGGAATGTGGCTTTTATCCAGATGAACTGTGTTCAGCTTTATTTGAAGGGAAAGGAGCAGCCTCCCAAATTGCAAAATTCTGTAAAAACCCATATGGATCTCAAATACTTGCTCATTTACACACACCAGGAAACTGCTCCAGGATTTCCCAGGGGCTGCATTTCATAACCAGGCCCCTGTCTGCAGAAGAGGGTAATTTTTCCTTGGCATATATCATAACTATTCATAAGGAGTTGGCCATGTTTGTGCAGCTTCTCAGAGCTATTTACGTACCTCAGAATGTTTATTGTATTCATGTTGATGAAAAGGCCCCAAAAAAGTATAAGTCTGCTGTGCAAACCCTGGTTAAttgttttgaaaacatttttatttcctcaaagaGAGAAAAGGTGGTTTATACTGGTTTTACCAGGCTCCAGGCAGATATCAATTGCATGAAAGATCTCGTCTATTCCAAATATCGATGGAACTATGTCATTAATCTTTGTGGACAGGATTTTccaatcaaaacaaacaaagaaattaTAAACTATATTAAAAGCAAATGGAGTGGTAAAAACATCACTCCTGGAGTAATCCAATCACCTAACAGTAAATCCAAGACAAGTCCAAGTGATTCTGAATTCACCCTTAAAGGAAATATCTATGCATCTCCAAATAAAGGATTCAAAGGTGAACCACCCCATAACTTAACAATTTATTCTGGAAGTGCATACTTTGTACTGACAAGGAAGTTTGTGGACTTCGTATTGACTGACATCCGTGCAAAAGACCTGCTTCGATGGTCCAAAGACATCCACAGTCCAGAGCAACATTACTGGGTGACCCTGAACCGGTTAAAAG ATGCCCCGGGTGCGACACCAAATGCTGGCTGGGAAGGAAACGTTCGAGCGATTAAGTGGAAAAAAGAGGAGGGCACTGGTCATGATGGATGTAaag GCCACTATGCGCAAGAGGCCTGCGTGTATGGACCGGGAGACCTGCCGTGGCTCATTCAATCACCTTCCTTGTTTGCCAACAAATTTGAGCCCTCGACAGACCCCCTGGTGGTGACGTGCTTAGAGCGGCGGCACAGACTTCAGGTACTGAGGCAGGCAGAGGTCCCTGCAGAGCCTCACTGGCATTTTCAACAGCAGGGCCATTTTAATATGAAACTGAACCGCTGA